The genomic interval ctgtccttctctgtgGAGTGAAGGTGGATTAATAACTGGTTATTGTCTGGTTGATCCGTCAGTGTCTGACAGACGGTGAGTGTTAACGTCACGTGACTGATGGTTCTGTTCTGACAGCCGGTGCAGGATAGTCTGGactctgaggagaggaggatcaCCAGACGAGCTCACCAGCTCCTCGACTGTCTGAAGGTAAGAACCTGAGAATATACAACAACTCCCCCATGTTACATTCACACCTACTGGACATTCGGACTTCTCAGTTTGGTCTGGACCAAAGGTTGAGGTGTGAAAGTTTCCTCCAACCAATGGACCAAAATCtggtccgaccaaaagaggAGATCtgggtccggatcaaactgaaccgtggTCCGAACAAACCAGAACCAACTGGATCAAATGTTACAATGTGACAAAGACTCGAGCGTCGATTCAGACATTGATCCGGACTGTTGCTCCTCGTGTCAAAACCGTTGCTCCGTTTCACAGTGAATGGCAGATgagaggggcggggcttgtTTCATGATggatctcgtgtgtgtgtgtgtgtgtgtgtgtgtgtcagagtcagagtgtGACCTCGTTCAGCCTGCAGACGCTCTGTGAAGGAAACACTCGCTCGCAGGCCGCCGCCACGTTCTTCTGTCTGCTCGTCCTGAAGAAGCAACAGGCACTGCAGCTGCACCAGAGCGCCCCCTACCAGGACGTCCGAGCATCGCCCGGACCCACGTTCTACCACCAACAATCAGCTTCATAAAATTAATCAAAAAGTTTCTGATCCAGGACAGACGGGTCACATTAATGTTATGAGTTATAAGTTGATGATACTGTATGTCAGGAGACTGTACCAGGGTTTCTGCAGCTCTTTAAAATctattgaattttattttctttaaaaaaaaaggacactaaaagttattaaaaagtCTTAAATTTGATTCACAAAAATCGTAAATATTTCCCTCATCAGCTGTTTGGTTCATTAaagatatttcatttatatcatATATGATAAAACCATCTGATATCAACATTTAGTAACTGAACCCGGCAATTTCAGTTaagttttggcaaaaaaaaatgaatgaaaaatgtattagattatcaaaatatctATTGATTAATTACTTTTGgcaagtcaaaaaaagaaatgaattttttattgattaatataAGTTAATCCAGGCCCAGGTCGCATTAATGAAATTGATTATATAATCGGGAATTATTGTTGTAAGCTGCTGGGAAGTACtggaaatattcataaataattaAAGTCTATATCGCCGCTTCTGGTTCTCAGGTTTGTTGATGAGACGAATattaaagggtttttttgtggtattaaaaaaaaaaaacttgcatttAATTTGGTGAACCTGCGGAaaccctgagtgtgtgtgtgtgtgtgtgtgtgtctgtctgtctgtctgtgtctctcggagtgtgtgtgttaaaaattGTACATATTCTTTGTTCTTGTCACTTTTTCCTTTGTGAGAAACGGATGattgaatgtatttattgttttaaaagtgatgatatatctactgtatctcaGGTTATGCGtcatgttcagtgttttcctccagttcctctcgtttctatttattaaaaaacaacaaacatttgtttttcataaaataaaagagtTAAAACCCAAACGCTGAGTGTGAGACGTGttgtccaccaggtggcgctgCTGTTTTTATCTGAgaattaaatgttgaaaataatttgtaaaaagGTTTTATTGATGTCTGTTCAGTTCACTTCTGTTTCAGggaatcaaataaatatttgacatttatatGAAACAAATATGACTGAATATCGACTGTTTGTTCACATTTGACTGTTTTACAAtcatgactttttatgactCTGAGGTTTGTCGATTTATTATATCAAGAAGAACCGTCAGGCATGTTCACGTTCAGGGCCGGAGTCGGTACCGAGCCCGATACCAACGGACCAGACGAGTCATGTGACGTCTGATGtcacgtctgtgacgtctgttgagcgacagaccAGAGGAGATGATGTCATGTCCGTGAACCAGTGTTGATGTGTTTgatggagaaatgtgaaaacatcaggTTCTGCTGGTCAGATGATCgttcgtcagcggcagccatcttggttgttttcaCCAAGATGCCCGCTTCCGTctgcgtcacggtataaaccccgcccactatcagatcACTGGTTTTCTCCtggatggaattttttttattgcagcgCCGCCAACGATGTCATAACTGTTGACAAAGACATTTGACACTTTACAGTTTAAACTCTAATAAGTTTagtattaataattataaataaaaagaaaaatattcaacaaaataaGAAAGTAAACCGTTTATTAATATTACACATTCACATGAATACATCGACAACTTTCTATATTGTTAATTCTGTCAAACAAAACCTTTCATGttggcaaacataaatgcagataGCGATGATATTGGATAAGATTTTTATCGGTCAGACTcttaatatttcacatttctattcattctttttctctacAGCTTCAATAGAATGGAATCATTGTCTCCATAACAACAAATGGGGTAACATGTAACATACATTAaggaggctgctgctgaaacTGCACCAGGAAGTGATAACCCATCTTGTGgattatgaaataaaagatctaaagtatttttaataaacaggaACCAGCTGCTCTGACGGGCCCGCAGGTCCGAGCACCGGGCGacgctcctccccctccgcggGGTCACGACCTCTGACGTTCTGACGCACTGTCACTTTAAGAAGCAGCGATGCATCACACGCACGCGCCTCGTGTCCTCTCCGGCTCCATGGCAGCAGGATGCTGCAGGATGCTGCAGGATGGAGCCTGATGGAGCAGGATGGAGCAGGATGGAGCCTTGGCTGCGGCGgctgcgtctcctcctcccgttGCCACCGGCGACCGAGCTGCGACCGTCGAGTCTGGCGGGAACCGACTGAGTCTTTTCCACGATGAACCGCCTCGAGCTGCTGTGACGGTAAAGTTGGAGGATGTGGAGAAATATCGGTGTTCAGTGTGACTGTCAGTCAGCTGTTCGCCTGCTGCTGGAGGTCCTTTCCGggaatgtcatcatcatcatcatcacatcgcTAACACCATGATGATTATGATTCATGTTGATAACCTCAGCAGCTGACGTAcagtttctcctcctgctgtatAATAACAACACTGATTCTCACACTTACGTAACATGATTGCGTATTTCTGACCAATGACAGAGCGGCCACTTGTtgcgcagaggaggaggagggggggggggggggggggggggggggggtccggtCTCATTGTCCCAGATATTAAATTTAGGACAACAAAATgttgatgcttttgttttgttccgtcTGATTTTCATCGTCAGGGGAAgaagaatcatcatcatctaggTTCCCTGAAGTCAGACGACATAATGTCCAACATGTTGGATGtgaatttaaattattactttttcatttttctcaaagtTACAGATGTTGAGTTGGATCCTCAGAACATTGTGCATCGATTTCCTGCCTTTAGTCACACGTTGTCCTGTAGGAGGAGCGACGTCTCTCTGACTTCAACACGACACAAACTGtagagatacagtgagataCACTGAGATAAGATACAGTACGATCAGAAGATCTTTATAAATTCCCTTGTAGGATTTTCTCAGCAGCTCAGGGGAAAGTGTGATGATAAAATAGAGtcaaatagaaacagaatctgaggtaaataacataaaatgtcATCCCAGATGAAAGATGTGACCCCAGTGACCCCTCCTGACTGTACCAGCCACTGtccctggttctggttctggttctggttctggttctgactcCAGTTCATGTGAAGGTTGATCGTGTTCGTCTGAACTCACTGTGGCTCTTTGTCTCAGCAGAGAACAGAAGCTTtctctacttttcttttttttatttcacactcTGTCACTGACAGTGAAGAAACACTCACAGTCATGACCTCACACAGTCGTGACCTCGTCATGACCTCACACagtcgtgacctcacacagtcgtgacctcgtcatgacctcacacagtcgtgacctcacacagtcgtgacctcatcgtgacctcacacagtcgtgagctcacacagtcgtgacctcacacagtcgtgacctcgtcgtgacctcacacagtcctgacacagtcgtgacctcacacagtcgtgacctcgtcgtgacctcacacagtcgtgacctcacacagtcgtgacctcgtcgtgacctcacacagtcgtgacctcgtcgtgacctcacacagtcgtgacctcacacagtcctgacacagtcgtgacctcacacagtcgtgacctcacacagtcgtgacctcgtcgtgacctcacacagtcctgacacagtcgtgacctcacacagtcgtgacctcacacagtcgtgacctcgtcgtgacctcacacagtcctgacacagtcgtgacctcacacagtcctgacacagtcgtgacctcacacagtcgtgacctcgtcgtgacctcacacagtcgtgacctcacacaggCGTGACCtcgtcgtgacctcacacagtcgtgacctcacacagtcgtgacctcacacagtcgtgacctcacacagtcgtgacctcgtcgtgacctcacacagtcgtgacctcacacagtcctgacacagtcgtgacctcacacagtcgtgacctcacacagtcgtgacctcgtcgtgacctcacacagtcctgacacagtcgtgacctcacacagtccTGACCTCGTCGTGACCCCACACAGTCGTGACCTCGTCATGACCTCACACAGTCGTGACCtcgtcgtgacctcacacagtcgtgacctcacacagtcgtTTTGAATATTTCTGATGTAGATGATCTCCAGCTGATTCTCTGATTCTCTGCTCGTTGCAGTTTGGCCTTGACGCGTCGTAGCGTCCGACAGAACCAGATACATTCATGTCTCTCGCTCCGGGTCGGAGGTCGTCCTCAGGTCAGCGCAGGTAGGTCGGGCCTCTCTTCTTCAACACCTGAATCACATATCAGAGTTTACATATTTGATAGATATAATTTTAGATGTAATTTGTTCTGCCCCTCCAGGCGCTCAGTGGGCACACCCACCCACGCCTACCCGGGTCGGGCCCGCCCAGCAGAACCTCAGCCGAGTACACCCAGGTCAGATCCAGTTCTCCTACTGTACATCAGCTTCTGTTGTTTGCGGTATTagaaacacaaaccacagacaCAATCGTTAGAGCTTCACTAAAGAGACGGtttctttaatgtgtgtgtgtccaggcgtCAGGTGAAGCAGACGCTCTGCAGCGACAGCCATGGGATCCGGCCCCCGGCCCCGGAGCAGTACCTCACGCCCCTGCAGCAGAAGGAGGTTTGTATCCGACACCTGCGATCCAGACTGAGGGACAACGTGGAGCGACTCCAGCACCGGTCCGTTCAACTCACACCAACGATCAAGTCTAATGCTCATAAGCTAAATCACTTTCTGCAGGATTAAAAACACGATAAATGATTCTTGTTGTCCAGGGACTGTGAAATCGACGAGCTGAGGACGCAGCTGTACCGGATGCAGGAGGACTGGATCGAGGAGGAGTGTCACCGCGTGGAGGCCCAGCTGGCCCTGAAAGAAGCTCGCAAGGAGATTCAGCTCctgcaggaggtggtggagtcGGTGAGGACGGGCCCCGGAGCCCGTGAGCACGACCCCCACGACCACAGGCCGTACTCGGGGCTGCAGGCGGCTCGGCCGGTGGGGCGGTCTCGCTCCTGCGGCTGTTCTCCGGCCAGCACCCTGAGCCGCGGCGCCGCCTGCACCCGGCGGAGCAGTGAGGcgctgcagctggagcagcgCAGCTCCAATGCCACGGAGGCCAGCGCAGCGCCGCGGACCCACCTCCTGCTGGACGCGGCCCTGCTGACAGAGCAGTTGCCACCCAAGGGCCACGTCCGGGGGCCCCCGCCCCTCCCACGCTCCTCCACCTATGAGAGGCTGTGCAGTGGGGGCACCGTGCTGCCGGTGTCACACTCCTGTCACACGCTGAGCGGCAGCTGCAGGTGCAGCGGACCCTCGTaccccccccaccatcacctGTTCCTGCACTTGCCTCAGGAGGAGCCCCTGGTTATGGCGGCGCCCCGTGCAGGCCCTGTCACCGATCCGCTCCCCACGCCCGCCCCCGTGGCAAATAGGAGGCCTGAGGTCCGATCACAGGCCTGCAGCCCGACCATGTCCTGGCTGTCGGACCACGACGGCGCCGCGGAGCTCAGCTTCATTTCTTTATCCACAGTGGACGACGTCGCCCCCCCAGACCCTCATCTGCTCCCCACAACTCCACCTACTGAGTCCTGCAGCTTAGAGCCGCGACCTTGCGACAAACCAGAGGAGGAAATACAGATTCCAGGGGAGCTTCACAGCTGCCGGCCCCCCGGGTCCCGGCCCCCTGGGTCCCGGCCCCCCGGCTCCATGCCCCCCCCTGTGAGGCAGGAGGCCACGGTGCTGCAGGTAGAGGAGGAcgatgtggaggaggatgaagaagccGTGGCCCCTCCGCTGTGCCACTGGAGCCGCTACTTCCTGGTTGACCTTTTGGCCCTGGCGATGCCCGTGGTCCCGGCCGTGGCGTGGCTGTGTCGCGGGGCCCCGCGCGGCGTCGTGCCGGTCTATCACATCGGCTCCCTGCTCAGAGGCTGCTGCGCCGTGGCGCTCCACTCGCTGCGCCGCCAGGCTGCAGGCGGCGGGCGCAGGTCGACCGGCGGGAGCGAAACGACCACGATCTGACGCTGAGAACACGACGTGTTGTTCACCCTCTGTTAAGTTTTTAGATTTGAATTGTTGTGGTCCTGCCTGCATTAGAGAACAAACCATGACTTTTACTTTATTAATATCTTCAATATACTGTAACTACTGCTGCCTGCAGGTGAAacgttttctctctttattgcAGTTTGCATGTGACTCACGTCTGATCGGATGAACCAACTCCTGTTTATTGGATCAGAACAAGTAGAAGACAAATATCTGCATCTGTTTTGATTTCATCATCACATTGTTCAAATTGTTAATATGAATATgggacttttcttttgtttgcatcAATAAggcagaaaacaggaaaatacTGAATCTGTTTTAAAGCTGTCGCTACTTCTAGATTTTGAAAAACGTGGAGCATGTGCATCCGGTGACCGAGTTATGATTTACATGACGGAGATATGACaaacttaaaatgtaaataaattaatgaattaataataaggACCGACCTGCGTTCGTCTCTCCAGTAGGTTGggttgtttcagtttgtttataaATATTTCTATAATAACCAGATTCAGAGGAATGAATGTTTGTGAAGAGAAGACTGATTTTTATACcatgatatattttcaaatgattcaTGAAACAGAATGTTTGCACAGTCGGAGGTGAAAGAGTTATTATTCTTTGTGCCAGTTCCCATCATAGCGCtgtattgttattaataaccaTGTACAGTTTGTATCATAGTTTTATAACTGTTCCCTTTGGTGTCGCCTGAGCTGACGtacagaaaacagacagtttCAGACTTATTATACAAAAAATACTAACGTTTTAGCTTCAGGGACGTTTCCAATAAGATTTTATTGAAGATGATTCATCTTCAATCAGAAGAGTGGATGTTAGTGTTAATAAAATCAGCACGTCATCATTCCTTATTCTGTCACTTTAACTTTCATCggcctgaaaataaaaagattattCATACGTCttcttgtttcttcttcagcGTTTTGTTATACAAATGATTCATGTTCATCAGTGAGATACTGAAGCAACAACACAGGTTTGTGTTAAAAGTTTCTTTTAATGTGATTCAAGTAAAGAACAGACTTTTACAGTTTGTGACACACGACAcgactctgacctctgacctccgaccAGATTCCGTTTGTGGCTTTTTACAAGTGATTGACGAGACGAGTGACGTCCAGTGAACATCGGAGCTACAAGTCGATTTACtcataaattaataattgatgCTTCAGACGATAATGTGCTTGGTTCACAAACCGCTGGTCTCAGCTCGTTCAGAGAAATATCATTTTGTGTCAAACAAcaatttattcttattttgacTCGAGACGATTCAGTCGACACAGTGAGTGAAGAACTCTGCTGCtcctgacgacacacacacatcaccataaaaatacacaacacatgGGAGGGACGGCCTATGACTTATTACTGTACGTGATCTAAAGTCTGAAGTGACACAACGTGATAATATTTtatggaggtggagaaggagagggagcgagtGAAGAAAAGGTCCTATGTTGGAATCAGGAGCAGGAATCGTCTGGTAACTTGTTCCTCCGTGTTCCCGAGAAGAGAGGAGTCAACCTGcggagaggaggcggagtctTAGTGCTGCAAGGGGGCGGAGTCATGCAGTGAGGGGATTACCGCATATATTAATCTCTGAACATCCCACacatctgtactgtacatgacgATGAGTCATAATGACGATGAGTCATGAGTGAGAAGTTCTCACCCTGAATGTTTGCGTGCAGCTGAGCGACGAGGTCCGAGGCGTCAGGCCTCCAGACTGAGCAGCTCCACGTCGAAGTTCAGGACGGCGTTCGGGGGGATGATCCCCGGGTGACCTTTACTGCCGTACGCATAGTCTGGAGAACAAATCAGCTTCGCCCGCTGACCCACACTCatctgtagacacacacacagattaataatacatacagtaaacacacagaaaccaacagttattttcattattgattcatctgacAATAGTTTCCTCAATTCTTCATGTTGTAAACCTTCGACACAAGAAGATGTTGAGTTTATTAAAGTGATGGACGAACGAGACCATCGACTCCTTCTGACAGAGGAGCTGGAACAAGTTCACCTTcataacatttgtttaaaagaagcTAAAACCACCAATAACAAAAAAGATATAATATCTCTGATACACTCAGGTTTATTAAGAAGATCCAGATCAAACTGATTCACTCTGAtgctgaagaaggagagggctcgacaggaagtgagccaggaagttggacgctagatttagccccagttagcacaagcacagttcgtgtgtgtgttcgtgtgtgtgttcagaggagggTTGTCGgaggccctgtgtgtgtgtgtgtttgtgtgtgtgtgtgtgtgtgtgtgtgtgtgtgtgttcagaggagggTTGTCGGAGgccctgtgagtgtgtgtgtgtgtgtgtgtgtgtgtgttgtgttcagagGAGGGTTGTCGgaggccctgtgtgtgtgtgtgtttgtgtgtgtgtgtgtgtgtgtgttcgtgtgtgtgttcagaggagggTTGTCGGAGgccctgtgagtgtgtgtgtgtgtgtgtgtgtgtgtgttgtgttcagagGAGGGTTGTCGgaggccctgtgtgtgtgtgtgtgtgtgtgtgtgtgtgtgtgtttgtgtgagtgtgttcagaGGAGGGTTGTcggaggccgtgtgtgtgtgtgtgtgtgtgtgtgtgtgtgtgtgtgtgtgttcagaggagggTTGTCGgaggccctgtgtgtgtgtgtgtgtgtgtgtgtgtgttcagaggagggTTGTCGGAGGCCCTGacagctcacagcactgcagcaAACAGACCAcaacgaaacggaagtgtttcctgAGGACtcttaaaagtgatgcacacatctggacacgcttgttgttgcagcatatttttctaaataaatcaaaaacacttactCTCTTGTCATTGTCTCATTGTCCAGCAGCACTGACGGAAGGAGAACCTTCACAGCGACGCGTGTCCAGCtggtgcatcacttttaagagtcctctggaaacacttctgtttcGCTGCGCTTTGTGTGCAGCGTGTTTTCTAAACGCAGCCACGTGTTGTCAAACTGATGAAGATGACTTTCTTCGTTTGTGTTTGGTCACTTTGCATGTGTCCTtcagttgcagtgctgtgagctctcagggccaccgtacaaaTATGATCCTGTGGCCAAACTCACGAGTGACGTGACGCAGGCATCTTCGTTGTGAACACGACAGTCACAATGTTCAGAGATGTGAGGATATTAATGAGACATTTGATTCAGAGAGTCTGGATGTGagtcgcctcctcctcctcacctgagcGACTCCTTCCTCCCAACCTCGGATCACTTCCTGGTTACCGATCTTGAACTTGAACGGTTTCCCTCGGGACCGCGACGAGTCGAACACTTTCCCGTCGGCCAACGtgcctgaagaagaagaagaagaggaagaggaagaagaagaagaagaagaggaagaagaagaagaagaagaagaggaagaagaagaagaagaagaagaagaggaagaagaagaagaggaagaggaagaagaagaagaagaggaagaagaagaagaagaagaggaagaagaagaagaagaagaagaagaagaggaagaagaagaagaagaagaggaagaagaagaagaggaagaagaggaagaagaagaagaagaagaggaagaggaagaagaagaagaggaggagacgcaggACGTCAGTCGACAGACAACGATTCAACGAACTCTCTTCATAATCCATGAATCCACAAACACGACAttttcacatggaagaagctgaaaccagagaacTTTGACATCCCATGAAAActtcttgaaccgattcatcgattatcaaaatactcAGCGATTAATTTAATTATTGATGAACTGTTCcaaatctaaatatattttattagaaGTGTCAACACCAGTAGATTCTGGACTCAGGAAATTGAAAGTGAATCTGTATTTTAGTGAAAATATCCAAGAGGAAGTAGAAGATACTTTTATTTACAGGAGGTTTTGTATTTGACTTTATGAGCtccttctgtttcctgtgtattGATTATGATCTAAAATCAAACTGTTAACTTCTCCGTCAGATTAATGTGGAGGAATCAAAAGTAAAATCCGTggtacagttacagtacaaCGACACGTAAAGTACTTTAAACGTGTACTTGTACTCGGTTCCTCCTCTGGTCTGTGACCCGCAGCGAGCTgctgttagcctgttagctgttagcctgttagctgttagcctgttagccgttagccgttagctgTTAGCCCTTAGCATCATGGGGCTGCTAGCTTCCCGCTGAGCgactgacagcagcagcggcgccGTGGAGATGAACTCCTGCACCGGCTCGTTAAACGTCCGGACCGTCGGGACCAGCGGCTCGGGACCAGCTGAGTGACCGAGGTTCGAACATCGAGTCGTGAACAGGACGCTGTGTGTTGAGCCGTTAGCTCCGATGCTAACGCGCAGCCTCCCGTCTCCTGTCCACCGGGCGCCCGCGTCACTCGCGGTTCCCGGTCACGGGACTTCAGATCACGTCGCTCTGATAAATCTCAATAAAACACGTTCTTCCTCCCGATCGTCGCGGTCCGTCCCGGAGCCTCGACACTCACCGACGTAGTGAACCACGACGCGCTGCCCCTTCTTCGGAAACGTCCGTCCTGCGGCCGAGGAGCAGAAACACGAGGATCATAATCATCACCagatcataatcatcatcatatacacacattcaaacatcgACTGTGAGACGAGGACGATGTTTATTCTCACCGTCGCCCGGAGTGATGGTCTCGATCTCTACTCCCATTGTGGCTCCTCGGTTTCCGTCTGACGACCaccctgcgggggggggggggggggggggggggggcgtgtgagtgtgtgtgtgtgtgtgtgtgtgtgtctgtgtgtgtgtgtgtgagtgtgtctgagtgtatgtgtgtgtgtgtgtgtctgagtgtgtgtgtgtgtgtgtgtgtgtgtgtgtgtgtgagtgagtgtgtgtgtgtgtgtgtgtgtgtgtgtgtctgagtgtgtgtgtgtgtgtgtgtgtgagtgagtgtgtgtgagtgtgtctgtgtgtgtgtgtgtgtgtgtgagtgagtgtgtgtgtgtgtgtgtgtgtgtgtgtgagtgtgtctgagtgtgtgtgtgtgtgtgtgtgagtgagtgtgtgtgtgtgtgagtgtgtctgagtgtatgtgtgtgtgtgtgtgagtgtgtgtgtgagtgtctgagtgtgtgtgtgtgtgtgtgtctgagtgtgtgtgtgtgtctgagtgtgtgtgtgtgtgtctgtgtgagtgtgtgtgtgtgtgtgtgtgtgtgtgagtgtgtctgagtgtatgtgtgtgtgtgtgtctgagtgtgtgtgtgtgtgtgtgtgagtgagtgtgtgtgagtgtgtctgtgtgtgtgtgtttgtgtgtgagtgagtgtgtgtgtgtgtgtgagtgtgtctgagtgtgtgtgtgtgtgtgtgagtgagtgtgtgtgagtgtgtgtgtgtgtgagtgtgtctgagtgtatgtgtgtgtgtgtgagtgtgtgtgtgagtgtctgagtgtgtgtgtgtgtgtgtgtctgagtgtgtgtgtgtgtgtgagtgtgtgtgtgtgtgtgtgtgagtgagtgtgtgtgtgtgtctgtgtatgtgtgtgtgtgtctgacggtgtgtgtgtgtgtgtgtgtgagtgtgtgtgtgtgtgtgtgtgtgtgtgagtgtgtgtgtgtgtgtgtgtgtgtctgagtgtgagtgtgtgtgtgtgagtgtgtctgagtgtgagtgtgagtgtgtctgagtgtgtgtgtgtgtgtgtgtgtctgagtgtgtgtgtgtgtgtgtgtgt from Scophthalmus maximus strain ysfricsl-2021 chromosome 3, ASM2237912v1, whole genome shotgun sequence carries:
- the fkbp1aa gene encoding FKBP prolyl isomerase 1Aa; translated protein: MGVEIETITPGDGRTFPKKGQRVVVHYVGTLADGKVFDSSRSRGKPFKFKIGNQEVIRGWEEGVAQMSVGQRAKLICSPDYAYGSKGHPGIIPPNAVLNFDVELLSLEA
- the LOC118316673 gene encoding syntaphilin; this translates as MSLAPGRRSSSGQRRRSVGTPTHAYPGRARPAEPQPSTPRRQVKQTLCSDSHGIRPPAPEQYLTPLQQKEVCIRHLRSRLRDNVERLQHRDCEIDELRTQLYRMQEDWIEEECHRVEAQLALKEARKEIQLLQEVVESVRTGPGAREHDPHDHRPYSGLQAARPVGRSRSCGCSPASTLSRGAACTRRSSEALQLEQRSSNATEASAAPRTHLLLDAALLTEQLPPKGHVRGPPPLPRSSTYERLCSGGTVLPVSHSCHTLSGSCRCSGPSYPPHHHLFLHLPQEEPLVMAAPRAGPVTDPLPTPAPVANRRPEVRSQACSPTMSWLSDHDGAAELSFISLSTVDDVAPPDPHLLPTTPPTESCSLEPRPCDKPEEEIQIPGELHSCRPPGSRPPGSRPPGSMPPPVRQEATVLQVEEDDVEEDEEAVAPPLCHWSRYFLVDLLALAMPVVPAVAWLCRGAPRGVVPVYHIGSLLRGCCAVALHSLRRQAAGGGRRSTGGSETTTI